Proteins from a genomic interval of Calypte anna isolate BGI_N300 chromosome 19, bCalAnn1_v1.p, whole genome shotgun sequence:
- the TIMM22 gene encoding mitochondrial import inner membrane translocase subunit Tim22 translates to MAGAQPPSAPGGPEPPQPPLQYSLLLQHLVGEQRRPRAWDPAALGGIPSPPKSEEQKMVERAMESCAFKAVLSCVGGFVLGGAFGVFTAGIDTNVGFDPKDPYRTPTAKEVLKDMGQRGISYAKNFAIVGAMFSCTECLVESYRGKSDWKNSVISGCITGGAIGFRAGLKAGVIGCGGFAAFSAAIDYYLR, encoded by the exons ATGGCGGGAGCGCAGCCACCCTCCGCCCCGGGTGGCCCGGAGCCTCCCCAGCCGCCGCTGCAGTacagcctgctgctgcagcacctggTGGGAGAGCAGCGGCGGCCCCGCGCCTGGGACCCCGCCGCCCTCGGCGGCATCCCCAGCCCGCCCAAGAGCGAGGAGCAGAAGATGGTGGAGCGGGCCATGGAGAGCTGCGCCTTCAAAGCGGTGCTGTCCTGCGTGGGAG GGTTTGTTCTGGGAGGTGCATTTGGTGTCTTCACAGCTGGCATTGACACCAACGTTGGGTTTGATCCCAAGGATCCATATCGCACCCCAACTGCAAAAGAGGTCCTCAAAGATATGGGGCAGAGAGGCATATCCTATGCAAAGAACTTTGCCATTGTGGGTGCCATGTTCTCCTGCACTGAGTGTCTGGTAGAATCT TATCGTGGGAAGTCAGACTGGAAGAACAGTGTTATTAGTGGCTGCATCACAGGAGGAGCAATTGGCTTCAGAG CTGGTTTGAAGGCCGGGGTCATCGGCTGCGGTGGGTTTGCCGCGTTCTCTGCCGCAATCGATTATTATCTGCGGTAA